TGCATTTGTCCGTTTCATAACTGTCACTGTTCGCTCTCTATGTTTATTAACATGCCAATCCATTTTCCTAAAAATTTACGAAATGGCATCAAAATAGTTAGTCTTAGCAACCAGTAAGTGGTAATGGACCTGTTGATAGCGAGGCGTTTATACCTCCTCATTCTAGAGGCTCCATGAGTGCAATCTTCCTTCAATAAttagtgtctcagatttaatacaactttgtattaagTTAGTAAAAAAATGAGACACTTGTTGTGGATCGGAAGAAGTACCTTGTGTTCTGTATAGAAATAAAACAGTTCGATGTTCTTGACATTTTGAAGGGTTAAATTGGAATATAGTGGGCCATCGATCACCAGGAGAACAACTCAAAAGCTGCATATCGTCTAGCTCGGCCCAAGCAGGGAACTTAGGGCCCAGCCCACTAGCTTCGTTTGCCTGTCGCCCGGTATTCTGTCCCGTTCCGCTACCTCGCCCGCGGCATCGCGGAACCGGAGGAGTTCCGGGGTTAGAAGGCGCTTCCTGattcctccgttccaaaatctCCCAATTCTCCCGAACCGATCCGACGCTCTTCGCAATGGAATCTCTCCACGCCTCGAGGGGCCGCCGCACCGTACGCCCCCCTTCCACCTCTTCTCGTTTTcccgttttctttttcaatgGCGACCGGGCGCGTTCAGATCCGCGGCTCGCTTCCCCCGTCAGCTTTTCTGATATCTGAGGCTCCGGTTTCTGTTGCGTTCGTGTCAGCTGGAAGAGATCCGGCAGAAGAGGGCCGCCGAGAGGATGCAGCAGCAGAATCCGCCCGCTGTAGCGGCATCCCACGTTGACCCTTACGGTTGGTCCATCCTTCTATTTATCTCTCTTTTCCGCAACAATTCGTCGCGATCGTTGCTTAGTTCGCTTGGTTTCGGTGCTAACACTGGATTGTGCCTATGGTGATGATCTGTAGGGAACCAAAGAGCCGGAGCAGAGGTTAGTTTTTTAGTGCCCCTTTTGCGTCGAAGAAAAAGAGCCAGACAAGTTTATTATGCCATTTAATAGCATTTCACCTCTGAAAGATCGGTTTTGGTTGCGATTGTGTAGCACCCCTATTGTTTCTAGACAGCAACTAAGGCTTTTTTTCGCCTGAATGCTAGCTGCTTGCTCGAGTTCAACAACTTGAAAATGGAAGAATGGAATTGGAGAGGGAAAACCAAATGCTGTTGTCCAAGGTATCTTTGTCTGTAACTGGATATGTGTATAGTTACCCGAGGATGGGTAGGTCCTAATATACACGTCATGCTTTCCCCAGTTTGCGGAGAAGGAAGTCGAAAAGGATTCCCTGGTTAACCGGTTGAATGACCTTGTGAGTTCCTTACAGTATACTGCTAGCTGGTACTTTCTGTGCACCAAAGTGCATCTGCTTTTACATGCATTTAAACCTTTTGCTACTTGATTTGTGACTTGCAGGAGAAGAATGTAGTACCCTCCTTGAAAAAGGCTCTGAATGACATTTCATTGGAGAAAGGTGCTGCCATTGTTGCTAAGGTATCCAACATTTGTTTGTCATTGCAGGATTATTTATGTTAATCCCTGTTATCACTTGTTTATTATTGTAGGAGTAGTTATGTTAAGATGCTATATTTCTTATCTGCTACTTGTGCATTAATGCTTAGTCTCCGTTATCACTTCTTAATGATATGCTAAGTAGGAGGATGCTCTAGCGCAACTCAGGAGCATGAAGAAGCGGCTGAAGGACGCAGAAGAGGAGCAATACAGGGTATTTCTAAAGTTAATGTCTTCTTAGCAGTATCGTCAGTGTTTTAATGTTGTAACTCGACAGGCAGAAGAAGACTCTGCATCCTTGAGGGCACAGCTAAATACCCTGCAGCAGCAAGTAATGAGCAACTCTTACAGTGGGTATGCAGTGGAAACATCAAGCGAGAAAACTCTTGCCATGGAAAAGGAGATACAAGATTTACAGGCTCAGCTAAAAGTAGGTTATTTGTGCCTTTTGTTTTAGTGTTATACTTGCCTTCAATCTTGTTTCAtctatgtaaaaaaaaattgacatctAAAATTTGGCATACAAAGCAAGAGTCACTGCTAAGGCAACAGGAGCAGCAAAAACTGGCTGAAGAATCCCTACTGAGGCAACAAGATCTGCAAAAGCTAGCTGAAGAACAATCCCTTACTGCTTCTCTTCTGGCTGAAAAGCAAGAGATGGATAACAAAATTGCTACAATAACAAAGAAATCTTCAGGTGTGGATGACATACGTTTAATTGCATTATATCTGTGAAGTAGAACAAATTTATGTAACCTCAGCAACCCACCCAAGTAAACAAGTAATCCTATTCTCTAGATGTTGGTGCATGTGTTTTCTCCCATTTAGTAGTGATATCCATTGCTTCGCACTTTCCATATTTTAGTGATGCATAACTACATGGTAAGGTACCTTTTATCTTGTGGATTTCAAAATTATACACCCACTTGTTAAATTAAGTTTTCCCTTCCATGCAGAAGAGGCTTCTGAATTGGCTGCACGCAAAGCATTTTCGATGGTAATGCATCTAGCAAACTTTAAGTTCTTCagttttttcagatttttagTTTTCTACAGTATGGACTACCTAGCTGCAATTTTTCGGTATGGCTTTGGACATTGCACCATATATTATGCCCGCATTGATCAAGGGCTCTCAAGGTATGGTTGATAACGTCAGATCATGTGTGATAACTGGATGATTCAGCACCTGTAATCCTGAAGGCAAAAGTCAATTTCTACATGGGTGATAGAGCAGTTGCATGCACCAGTAGTGTTGTTTGTTCATAGTACAATTTGTACTGATCCCATTTTATTTCATTATGGCAGCAAGATAGAGAAAAACTTGAAAACCAGTTGCATGATATGGCTTTGATGGTTGAGAGGCTAGAGGGCAGCCGCCAAAAGCTGTTAATGGAGGTACATTTCGCTGCCGTCCTTCTATTTGAAACAATCCAAATTCCCTAAGTTGGGACTAAGATTTCTATTGTGCTCAACAGATTGATTCTCAATCATCAGAAATAGAAAATCTGTTTGAGGAGAACTCGGCCTTGTCAACTTCGTACCAAGAAGCTGTGTCTGTTACAATGCAATGGGAGAACCAGGTGTGCTGTCAGCATTCTCAATCAGTTTGTGCATAGAGATGCTAAAAGACTTGCGTATTGACTTTGGAACTTCCAGGTTAAAGATTGTTTGAAGCAAAATGAAGAGCTCCGTCTCCACTTAGAGAAGCTACGAATTGAGCAGGCTAACCTGTTGAAAACAAGCAATAGTTATATCCAGCCAGATGGGCAAAGTGAGACCAGCATCTCAAATCCACCAGAATTGGTCACGGAGAATCTCTCTCTAAAGGTTAATAACCGGAACGTTTAGAaatgttttttgttgtttgtgtAGTGACCAACTTGTGATCAGATCCAGTTCATATCATGTGATGAATTTACGGTGGCTTCCATACCACATGCAGGACCAACTCATCAAAGAACAGAGCAGATCTGAGGGGTTGTCGGCAGAAATAATGAAAATGTCAGCTCAACTTAGAAAGGCAGTCCAAGCACAAAATAACCTCACACGCCTGTAAGTGTGCTGCCATTTATATCTCTTCCTTGGCCCACTCCATCTTTTATAGGTGAAATTAAACAGTTATCATCTCTCGTGCAGATATAGACCTGTACTGAAAGACATAGAGGGTAACCtgatgaaaatgaaacaagAAACTTATGCGACGATCCAATGATTAACTGCATATGAGTGCAAACTTCAGCGATGACAACACTTGTACAACCACCCTGGATGTGCTAGTTTCTCACATGTTGTTCTCAAGATTGTGTTGCTTTACAAATTATATGTGCATTTTTTCCTGTCTTCCGGCTTCCCGCGAAGGCCGTCCTTCATTGTAGAGTTCGATCAACACTGCTGTACATGCGCAGTTGTGCGACACTGAATTTGGCGAAATGACAAAAGTAAAATcagattctttctttttccagaTTTCGTTGGATCATTTGGTTGATGTAACAAGCGCTACCATGGTGCCTACACATCCCTGCGTCTAGTTCTTATTTGTCAGCTAGACCTGTGAAATAAACTTGCCTCTTCATATATTGCACTTTATAAATAAGAACATGACTGAGATGCAATGCAACAGTGCACCCATATCATAAACCGCTAGTAAGAGCATTTCCAAGAGATGATGTAAAATAGGGCAATGGAGCCGATGATGGCAAGGGGAGACGTGCTTTGGTGAACTATGCCTTTGTGATATGTTTGAACTATATTTTGTGCTTGTGTGAACTACGTTTGTGAGTCGTTGACCTTTCATATGTGATTGAGATGATGAAGCTATGATTTTAAATTATGCTATTCATATGCTTGTGTGATTATTTGTTAACTATCTAGGTTCATATGTTCATGACATGTATGTGAATTTGCAAAATGTCAAGTGTTGCCACACGCTCAGACAACCCAATCATACTCCAGAATTTATCAGCCATTCATCTGTTACTTGTCAGTAACTCGCATTTATAATCTTCCATCCTCAATGTCTGAACATTGCACCACTGGCCTGAACCCGGATTAGCTCCATCATGAAACATGGGTGTGGCGGGTGAGCGCACTGTAGCTCCTTTTCTCATGCTACAAGGT
This is a stretch of genomic DNA from Brachypodium distachyon strain Bd21 chromosome 1, Brachypodium_distachyon_v3.0, whole genome shotgun sequence. It encodes these proteins:
- the LOC100839336 gene encoding flagellar attachment zone protein 1 yields the protein MESLHASRGRRTLEEIRQKRAAERMQQQNPPAVAASHVDPYGNQRAGAELLARVQQLENGRMELERENQMLLSKFAEKEVEKDSLVNRLNDLEKNVVPSLKKALNDISLEKGAAIVAKEDALAQLRSMKKRLKDAEEEQYRAEEDSASLRAQLNTLQQQVMSNSYSGYAVETSSEKTLAMEKEIQDLQAQLKQESLLRQQEQQKLAEESLLRQQDLQKLAEEQSLTASLLAEKQEMDNKIATITKKSSEEASELAARKAFSMQDREKLENQLHDMALMVERLEGSRQKLLMEIDSQSSEIENLFEENSALSTSYQEAVSVTMQWENQVKDCLKQNEELRLHLEKLRIEQANLLKTSNSYIQPDGQSETSISNPPELVTENLSLKDQLIKEQSRSEGLSAEIMKMSAQLRKAVQAQNNLTRLYRPVLKDIEGNLMKMKQETYATIQ